One genomic window of Tenacibaculum tangerinum includes the following:
- a CDS encoding efflux RND transporter periplasmic adaptor subunit produces the protein MKYILYSILFVMIMGCKSKENETTSKNTSPVEEGKFFISKEQWEKNNMKLVSVKEKQFPTTIKVTGKIDVPPKNKVVLTAKMGGFVKSIPMLVGDKVHKGQRLVTLESQKFVAMQQEYLETKKEINYLKSEFKRQKLLFDENITSERNYLKAKRDFEVAQTKLVSLQKQLQMINIRVGELDDDSIASFTGVYAPISGSVTKIKAVTGSYISSADEILEIVDNNHLHLELSVFEKDALKLKIGQEISFIVPEQSLQKYKAKVHLIGKSINDNRTVDVHAHIEEEQKDFFLAGMFIEAVIKVDNKNIYALPETAIAEVEGESFALILDKSVNEGYWFQKEKVTLGSTFEGFAELKDTTLKTESKFLEKGVFNLLIE, from the coding sequence ATGAAATATATTTTATATAGTATCCTGTTTGTAATGATAATGGGATGTAAATCAAAAGAAAACGAAACTACTAGTAAAAATACAAGCCCTGTAGAAGAAGGTAAATTTTTTATAAGTAAAGAACAATGGGAAAAGAATAATATGAAATTAGTCTCTGTTAAAGAAAAACAGTTCCCTACAACAATTAAAGTTACAGGAAAAATAGACGTACCACCTAAAAATAAGGTAGTTTTAACAGCAAAAATGGGCGGGTTTGTAAAAAGTATTCCAATGTTAGTTGGAGATAAAGTACATAAAGGACAACGTTTAGTAACTTTAGAGAGCCAGAAATTTGTAGCAATGCAGCAAGAGTATCTAGAAACTAAGAAAGAAATAAATTATTTAAAATCAGAATTTAAAAGACAAAAGTTATTATTTGACGAAAATATAACTTCAGAAAGAAATTATTTAAAAGCAAAAAGAGATTTTGAAGTAGCACAAACAAAACTTGTGAGTTTGCAAAAACAATTACAAATGATAAATATACGTGTAGGTGAATTGGATGATGATTCAATAGCTTCTTTTACAGGTGTTTATGCACCAATTTCAGGAAGCGTTACAAAGATAAAAGCTGTTACAGGATCTTATATTTCATCTGCTGATGAAATTTTAGAGATTGTAGACAATAATCATTTACACTTAGAGCTCTCGGTTTTTGAAAAAGATGCTTTAAAATTAAAAATAGGACAAGAAATAAGTTTTATTGTTCCAGAACAATCACTTCAAAAATATAAAGCAAAAGTACATTTAATAGGAAAAAGTATCAATGATAACCGAACGGTAGATGTACATGCACATATTGAAGAAGAGCAGAAAGACTTTTTTTTAGCAGGTATGTTTATTGAAGCAGTAATAAAAGTTGATAATAAAAATATTTATGCTTTACCAGAAACAGCAATCGCAGAAGTTGAAGGAGAAAGTTTTGCATTAATATTAGACAAAAGCGTAAACGAAGGTTATTGGTTTCAAAAAGAAAAAGTAACTTTAGGAAGCACTTTTGAAGGTTTTGCTGAACTAAAAGATACAACACTCAAAACAGAGAGTAAGTTTTTAGAAAAAGGTGTATTCAACTTATTAATTGAATAA